The Maniola hyperantus chromosome 24, iAphHyp1.2, whole genome shotgun sequence genome contains the following window.
TGGCCGGTTTGAATGGCACATTGCGATTAGCTGTGGCAGCGTGGTGTAACAAATTACTTGTACTTATACTAAACACTCTGTGAATAAacagtaagtaataaattatttgttcaattattattaatgtgaatGAGGTTACGAAATTGaatttattcttaaaaatataacaaaattcgaaaagaaaattacaaaatatttatttaaaaaaaactatttccaTAGCTTACACAATAGTTAAATTATAAGTACATTTGAATAAAACCTAGATGAAGTAGAACATCATTTAGCCTAGATTTATCCTTTAGCGATGGCAGCGGCTTGGCCCACGACTCCCACCGCTGGACCAGCCTTCGCAATACCATTGCGTATGTTACGCCCAAACTTTTCCTGGaagcaaaaatattataatatatcaataactagcttatgcccgcgacttcgtccgcgtggaatacctatatatattttactcccttagagattgaattatcaaaaatcctttcttagcggatgtctatgtctgcatctcgatccgtccagcagtttgagctgtgtgttgatcaGTCAACCATTCAGTTAGTCAGTTGGCTTTTCCTTTTAGccttattgtaattttatagATAGGTTACATTATGATTGTATCACGAGAAGAAAAGTAATGAAGCATCCATACtactataaaaatgaataaaattaagcAAATTGCTTACAAATTTCTTAAACCCCTTCCACCTAGGCGCTGCGTTGACAGTACACATCGCCATCAAAACGgcgaaaacaaagaaaaatactcttgaaaaattcattttcctttcacaACTGATCAACTCGACTATGTGATCAACCGGGCATACTTGCGTTTTTATACGGTGAAAACTAGAACAAATCTTATTTACAACCGGAAATCTTCTCTTTACTCATCATCTACCTTATACTTATTGACATAAGGGTCAGAATGAGATTAAACTTTTTGGCATAAGCAAATAAGATTATTGTTTTCATAATAACAGGGAATACTTACCATAGATAACAGAAGGGGAATGCCCTCTTCTCTTAACAGACACTTCAAAATTCAAGTAGATACATATCACTGAGTAGATTGTTAATTAAGTTTGCCGATCGTAAAATGAAGAGTTTGATCTGACgcaaatatttgttttaattaaaaatcggCCTAGTGCGACTCGTACacaaagagttccgtaccatcgtacaagaaataacactttttttttttttcgaaatttttattatttgttgttatagcggccacattctgtgaaaatttcaactcactgCCTATTACGATATActtacagcccgctgacagacagacggacggagagCGGAGAAATagtgtcccgttggcaccctttggaaccctaaaaatttgcgTGATCGATGACATATGGAACGGAGACAattagcaatgggcagggcacatagttcggtaaaaccgatagacgtggggtcccaagatgctggaatggtgaccttgcACCGAAAagcgcgttggaagaccctccacaaggtagacagacgacatcaaacgagtcgcagggagccactggattcaggcggcgcaagaccgtggcgtgtggaagtccctacaagagacctatgtccagcagtggtcatctatcggttgatgatgatgattcttatTTCAGgaaagctatacctacctaagtttatataaaaaataaggtgacatgattgactgactgactgatctatcaacgcacagctcaaactattggacggatcgggctgaagtttggcatgctgatagctattataacgtaggcaaccgctaagaaaggatttttacaaattcaacccctaagggggtgaaatagaggtttgaaatttgtgtagtccacgcggacgaagtcgcgagcttaagctagtgaaaaataaaactcGACACCCACAAAATTGTATATAATGTATAACGTTTATATTCTGtgttaaacacattttaattaagaATTTTTCCTAGATGATAAAAGACATCCAAAAACCTGGTGCAAGAGGTAGTTAATTTATCACCATCTTACGAGCATAAGCAAGTACAAGCTGTTTGTGCATTTTCTTTGTTGTCTAATTAGTTCAATATAATCGAGGTTTATGGTCGTGGATTTATATTTCTAGCTCGTTTCGGCTTAATATTTTTACAACATCCGTTTGTACATAAGGAaaactttattaaattactGAAACTACACGCTCTAacatattcaaaactagctgaaccgccctgGCTTTGGttgagtggaatttttgaaactaGACCCACCAAATAGGAAGCTAATGTCTAccacctagtggttaagagttAAGACTATCACCGTATGGTATTTATATTATCCGTAAACTTGCCTAATTTTATTACTGTAATTTTATACTTAACGATGCTCTGATCACAAAGGAATCGTGACGAAATACAAGCGCGAGGTCATAGGCCTCAGCTTCTCCTCTTAGTTCTTTCGTCTCTCTGCAACATGCTACTTAAGCACGAAAGTTGTGGATATTGTTGCATGTGATTGGATAAATTCTTGCTGCAACTGTGCATCTAAGCCAATAGAGAGAGTGTTAGCCAATCAGAGGTAGTTGCGATTCTCATACTGAATTGGTAAGGCAGACTGGACTTTTAACGTGAGCTCGGATGGCTGAAGACTGCAGTCATCAGGCAAGAAGATGCTCTAGCAGTCTGACCTATAGCGGACGGATAACGTCTGAATGTGGAAACCAACCCTCGAACAGAAGAAGttgtttattcaaaatccatgcAGGAATCTCGCTCGGTCAGGCATATAGTAAGAATTGATGTGATTGTTTGGTATTTTGCGACGTTGCTCGCTTTCTTGCTGTGTTGGACGAACTCGTCTGATGTGGCGATCTTCGGGTACCTGTAAAATGTAGACTTAGACTTAATTTATTAGACTATATAACGTTGGGTATCGTTAGACCGAATGGATATTGAATTCAGGAATATGTTATACCAAATTGGGAAAGCATCACAGTTTAAATGCACccaaaaatcctaaaaatttacatttattttatttattcagatacaagttagcccttgactgcaatctcgcctggtggtaagtgatgatgcagtctaagatggaagcgggctaatcagaaaggggtatggcagtttttataaagCCCATTTCATACCGCTTTGGTTTCTAATACCGGAACGTCAAAtagtttggcggcacggctttgccggtaggatggtataaaaacaaatttcTTTTCAAAGCTCCGAATCGCTGAACCGAACTTTACAAAATAGCTTTTATCTTGGAGACAGATATACCTAATAGACTCATTTTTCCTGTAACACTAATTGGTGCTTTAACTAAAAAACAAGAAATTTCAAAGAATATGAAATCGCAGGAATCAGCGACGTTCTTACACTTACTTCTTTTGGAAGACCACTTCTTTtcatattattgatatttttctGTAAGTTTGCTAACTTTTGATGGTAATACCTCCTTCTTTCCCTGCTGAGCGGATAGTATTCAGCGTCATCAGTTCTTAAATGACGACTTTGGTAATTATTACCGTTTTTTCTAACGTGATGAGTATTTCGGAATTTTCTTTCTTCGACATTATCATTAGCTCCTCGTGAACTCTTTATATCACTGTTGAAGAATTGTTTTGCTTcactattaaatactttattgccgaacatttgttcaaatttgttttcatcattatcaatggaattgtaattttcaaaatcacgaTAACTgtgttttagtttatttaaattaaaaccatgcTTGTCCACATTCGTCTGATCGATTTCTGATAGCTTATCAAAGTTAATATGCCTAGAAATCGTATCATTGAGCGAGtctttacttaataacttaaacTTTTGATAAACTAAATCAGGTTTATCAATAAGAGTCCTATATATTTTGCGGATTTTCTGATCAAACATTCCTTTTTCGTGTGTACTCAAATCGATTTTATTCACTTCTTCTTCCAGTTTATCCAAAAGGGATATGAGTTTTGCATCGTCTCCTACTGgtggatttatatttgtttgttttaattcACCTTTAGTAATGTTGAAACGGTCGATGTAGGTTAACTTTTGATTAGTTTTCGCgacatcatttttattttcttttaatttttcgttTGTTGCGTTATTATAATCACTGTATGTAACGGGTCCATGAGAAAGGGATCCATCGCTTTCAAACGGTTCTCCATGCctctttttatctaaatagCTAGATACGAGTTTTTTAACTTGCGTAAAGTCTTTCCTGGGTGCAACATCTTTTTTGAATTCCTTTGCTTGATGTACAAGATTCATAGTCACCtgtattctttttttaattggtAACTCAAACCTGCCAGCCCTTGAAAATATGCTTGGTTTTTGTCTTGACAAATGTCTctgcaattaaaattaaataaaaattctttcagaATAACCAAAACatcaaacagatttttttaataaataaaattctgtgaTGTTTTGTTCTCTCACGTATAGACGGATCGACttgttttttgcatgaatataaaatagttAATGAATCGGCGACAAAAATTAGCTTATTCAACCCGGAAGAAGGGTACCATCTGGATAACCTAAATTCAAACTCAAAAATGCTTGTACTTAACTTACTCTAGCATGTGTGATATCAGCCAAACGATATGGCACTTTCGTAGTATTGTGCACAAGAACCATTTTGGGTTGTTTATCAAAATATCGACTATTTACATCACTTGAAAATCTTCTTGTTAAATCACTagaatcaaaaaataataattgagtaCCTACTATAGAAAATATACTCGTAATTACCGTATACCAAAAGTAATACCTTTTGTGGTCCATTTTCTCTAAATTCGTAAATAAATCGTTGTATTTATTTAACGGTATTTGCTGTAAAAAACAAAGAGAGAAGTTAATCGCTGCAAaaaacattctaaaaatttattaataagaaaaaaaaattaagaacctATTCAGTGATAGCTCTCTTTTgaatagtttttaaataaataaatttaaataaaagttattcaattaaacttttacaagtaggtacttttgaatcgtcaaatacatctaccactttccgctttctttaatttttattatatcctctactaccctaaggttgcctgaaAGAGATCGCTATTTCAGCCATAAGGCAGTTGCAAACATGTTTGTTATATTTCGATATGTTTTGGGTTTGGTGTAcgaaaaagaatattttactttacttttactttatcaCAGTTTCATCAGTTTTATCTAGATCTAAATTCTTCCACATTCTAGATATTCACTCACTTTGTTCAATGTATCAAAGCGATCAAAAATATCGTTGCCCGTTGAAGAAGCCCTCAATGTAGAACTTTTGTtcctataaatattaattataaaaaaattaaaagtaaaaaatcgtTAACAATAAAGCTTTTTTAGTAAAATGCAATGCGGTTCACTAATGTTTACCAAAAAAAGGATGTACGGTCAACATCAGAATTCGAGTtgcaattccgcaaaactattgcatcaaaaaccatTCGCACTTAtgaactttttagggttccgtacctcaaaaggaaaaacggaacccttataagatcactttgttgtctgtctgtcggtctgtcaagaaacctacagggtacttcccgttgacctagaatcatgaaatttggcaggtaggtagatcttatagcagacattagaagaaaaatctgaaaaccgtgaatttgtgattacatcacacaaaaaaaattaaattgtggtccaAAATCACGCTGATCCTTGCTTcgttacggcgtgattgaaagacaaaccaacaagcaaaaaTACTTTCGCACTTACAAATTAGATATGATGTAATTGAATTGTTATGAACTAAATATTTCTTTAAAGACTTTTATTACTCACCCAATGGCTGAAGATGGAGCATCCTCGACAGAAAAAATTGGCAATACAACCACTGGAGGCTTGCACTGGTCCTTGTCTTTACATGAGTACgctgaaaatatgaaaaaaaaaattgaaaaaaaaaaaaaaaaatcatctatGTAATTATTGTGCGTACCTCAAGGACtactttgtttatttttctaACCAAAAGGTACTGGGACCCGAAaatcactacttattataaatacgaaagtgtgtttgtttgttggttttttatttgttggtttgttggtttgtccttcaatcacatcgcaacggagcaacggattgacgtgatttttagggttccgtacctcaaaaagctgtcggtctgtcaagaaacctataactatatcaagtggtatcataatatgaaagggcttcacctgtgcattctaaaaaagattttcatttatttttatccattcattaattttaaaatgtcgaaaaaatacgactgtagtacggaaccctcgttgcgcgagcctgactcgtacttggcctgtttttgcatgggtatagttaaagacccttctttttaccccggaaaatcaaagagttcccacagaatgtTCCcacgtacgaagtcacgggcagcTAGTAAGTAggcatattatttaaatttaaatgctTACGTATCTTTCTGCCGGTCTCATAGCACAGACAGTCCTCGTCTTCGTCGTATCCCACAGGACAACCGCATCGTGTGGTGTAACCAGGTTCCTTTGGAGGGTCCACCGTGTAAATTGGCTCTCCGAATTTCGGGCGAGAAGAAAAATTGCAGACAATTTGAATGCACTGAAATCAATCCTTGATCTAAGTTTCCTTTATTGTTTTTAGGTTAAGTATACTGGACGTACCCAGAACACaaacgctaacaaaaacgaaaacaggtgatagtactgatgattactgatatgataccacaaaaaaaaacgcgaaaaaatattaaaaaatatcgtatattttctaaaagttcagatacattgcaaataaaacatttgactgacgctcgaagtcaacgaacgttgcgtaagtatgcgactcggagtcaatgccgcgttgtcGTAGCAAtgggggcattgaccccagttttgcacgctattcattgcgggtttgaaaaatactatatcactaaaactacaaaatgaggcaaatggttattggtattggattgtgtctAGACTCTAGATAGTATAACATcaacgcttagtttttgctagcgttctggttacaccctgtataagttagtacctaagtttttttttattccgttaTAAGTTACCCCTTGACTGCGATTGCGATTTGTCCTAGAAAACCCATTGAAAATTCATCCTACAAAATACATTAAATtgaatcaaaataataatacttttactctctttttctctttattgtaattttttttgttaggtacagataatattatatttctagcTAAAACTTTAGAATATGGGACTGTCGAGGATGTAGGTGCCTAGAATAAAGAAACGTAAAACAATAATactttacattaaaaaataagtcAGCCATATTGTCCTTGTAAGCGTATTCTTTGTA
Protein-coding sequences here:
- the LOC117993421 gene encoding uncharacterized protein isoform X1; the encoded protein is MLYKISILIITLSIHGSTCSRVIDTYTQALNLSDYCPRIGECGEGSHVMCLYNSAKVMGPACLDFLTNISITPDYAHFILSVTNRIRSKIANGQVKSVNGETFPKAYGMFRVLWDEELATFAQVWANQCTLHQDMCRSSKKFPHVGQALGMIRLSLDDWMPIHNREFNETVLTPAKLKYALKQVMKAWWQMKDKLDPSSIKMLNRLEAAVIHDNKFLNLIYGPLTHIGCGISVYKEYAYKDNMADLFFNCIQIVCNFSSRPKFGEPIYTVDPPKEPGYTTRCGCPVGYDEDEDCLCYETGRKIPYSCKDKDQCKPPVVVLPIFSVEDAPSSAIGNKSSTLRASSTGNDIFDRFDTLNKQIPLNKYNDLFTNLEKMDHKSDLTRRFSSDVNSRYFDKQPKMVLVHNTTKVPYRLADITHARRHLSRQKPSIFSRAGRFELPIKKRIQVTMNLVHQAKEFKKDVAPRKDFTQVKKLVSSYLDKKRHGEPFESDGSLSHGPVTYSDYNNATNEKLKENKNDVAKTNQKLTYIDRFNITKGELKQTNINPPVGDDAKLISLLDKLEEEVNKIDLSTHEKGMFDQKIRKIYRTLIDKPDLVYQKFKLLSKDSLNDTISRHINFDKLSEIDQTNVDKHGFNLNKLKHSYRDFENYNSIDNDENKFEQMFGNKVFNSEAKQFFNSDIKSSRGANDNVEERKFRNTHHVRKNGNNYQSRHLRTDDAEYYPLSRERRRYYHQKLANLQKNINNMKRSGLPKEVPEDRHIRRVRPTQQESEQRRKIPNNHINSYYMPDRARFLHGF
- the LOC117993421 gene encoding uncharacterized protein isoform X2 encodes the protein MLYKISILIITLSIHGSTCSRVIDTYTQALNLSDYCPRIGECGEGSHVMCLYNSAKVMGPACLDFLTNISITPDYAHFILSVTNRIRSKIANGQVKSVNGETFPKAYGMFRVLWDEELATFAQVWANQCTLHQDMCRSSKKFPHVGQALGMIRLSLDDWMPIHNREFNETVLTPAKLKYALKQVMKAWWQMKDKLDPSSIKMLNRLEAAVIHDNKFLNLIYGPLTHIGCGISVYKEYAYKDNMADLFFNCIQIVCNFSSRPKFGEPIYTVDPPKEPGYTTRCGCPVGYDEDEDCLCYETGRKIPYSCKDKDQCKPPVVVLPIFSVEDAPSSAIGDLTRRFSSDVNSRYFDKQPKMVLVHNTTKVPYRLADITHARRHLSRQKPSIFSRAGRFELPIKKRIQVTMNLVHQAKEFKKDVAPRKDFTQVKKLVSSYLDKKRHGEPFESDGSLSHGPVTYSDYNNATNEKLKENKNDVAKTNQKLTYIDRFNITKGELKQTNINPPVGDDAKLISLLDKLEEEVNKIDLSTHEKGMFDQKIRKIYRTLIDKPDLVYQKFKLLSKDSLNDTISRHINFDKLSEIDQTNVDKHGFNLNKLKHSYRDFENYNSIDNDENKFEQMFGNKVFNSEAKQFFNSDIKSSRGANDNVEERKFRNTHHVRKNGNNYQSRHLRTDDAEYYPLSRERRRYYHQKLANLQKNINNMKRSGLPKEVPEDRHIRRVRPTQQESEQRRKIPNNHINSYYMPDRARFLHGF